Proteins encoded by one window of Carcharodon carcharias isolate sCarCar2 chromosome 30, sCarCar2.pri, whole genome shotgun sequence:
- the LOC121271243 gene encoding zona pellucida sperm-binding protein 3-like → MIGDFLIYTTHLNHTPEYHGSVIVRTNGAVVPIECRYFRKGNVGSDPIKPTWIPFSSTKSGEGHLSFSLRLMNGDWLIERTSTVYYLGELIHIEASVSMTNHMPLKLYIDHCVATLSLDKDSTPRYSIIDHNGCLLDSKAEDSFSTFVLPGDERELDKLRFDLDAFRFLGDDRSLIFITCHLKVAPVDQRDSRTKACTFQKVHNVWTPLEESSIDICACCHVGNCGATRELWFAGLKWEGEASLGPLLILDTDVTKLATESLNEAERRMQERSPGGVESEVVLIVALTVTAVSLISASLLALFLYRKHKQSQVNQ, encoded by the exons ATGATTGGAGATTTCCTCATCTACACCACCCACCTGAACCACACCCCAGAGTATCATGGATCTGTTATTGTGAGAACGAATGGAGCTGTCGTTCCCATTGAGTGTCGGTACTTTAG GAAGGGCAATGTGGGCAGTGACCCCATCAAGCCCACCTGGATCCCATTCAGCTCCACCAAGTCTGGAGAAGGgcatctgtcattctctctgcgcCTAATGAATG GTGACTGGCTTATAGAGCGCACTTCGACTGTCTACTACCTGGGTGAACTCATTCACATTGAGGCCTCTGTTTCAATGACCAACCACATGCCCCTGAAGCTCTACATTGACCACTGTGTAGCTACATTGAGTCTAGACAAGGACTCCACCCCGAGATACAGCATCATTGACCACAATGG TTGCCTCCTGGACAGCAAAGCTGAGGACTCCTTTTCAACCTTTGTGTTGCCAGGAGACGAGCGGGAGCTGGACAAGCTCCGGTTTGACCTGGATGCGTTCCGTTTCCTTGGAGATGACCGTTCCTTG ATTTTCATTACCTGTCATCTGAAAGTTGCTCCAGTGGATCAGAGGGATTCCAGGACCAAAGCTTGTACTTTCCAGAAGGTGCACAATGT CTGGACCCCATTGGAGGAATCGAGCATTGACATTTGTGCCTGTTGCCATGTGGGTAACTGTGGTGCCACAAGGGAGTTGTGGTTTG CTGGATtgaagtgggagggtgaggcCTCACTTGGACCCCTGCTGATTCTGGATACTGATGTGACCAAGCTGGCAACAGAGTCCCTGAATGAGGCTGAGCGAAGGATGCAGGAGAGGTCTCCAGGTG GTGTGGAGTCTGAGGTGGTCCTGATCGTGGCCCTGACTGTGACAGCtgtctctctgatctctgcttcattgctggccttgttcctgtaCAGGAAACACAAGCAAAGTCAGGTCAACCAGTGA